A genomic segment from Streptosporangium roseum DSM 43021 encodes:
- the mce gene encoding methylmalonyl-CoA epimerase encodes MFMRIDHVGIACHDLEEKIALFERTFELTVVAREINEEQGVKEAMLHIADGNGGGSYIQLLEPLGPDTPVGKFLAKRGEGVHHVAFGVPDVTEAMREIGSKGVRLLDEKPRHGSMGSSIAFLHPKDVGGMLTELVQAQEH; translated from the coding sequence ATGTTCATGCGCATCGACCATGTGGGAATCGCCTGCCACGACCTTGAGGAGAAGATCGCGCTCTTCGAGCGGACCTTCGAGCTCACCGTGGTGGCACGCGAGATCAACGAGGAGCAGGGCGTCAAGGAGGCGATGCTGCACATCGCCGACGGCAACGGCGGCGGCTCCTACATCCAGCTCCTCGAACCGCTCGGCCCCGACACCCCGGTCGGTAAGTTCCTCGCCAAGCGCGGGGAGGGGGTCCACCATGTCGCGTTCGGCGTCCCGGATGTGACAGAGGCCATGAGAGAAATTGGGAGCAAGGGCGTCAGACTGCTCGACGAGAAGCCTCGGCACGGCTCGATGGGGTCCTCCATCGCCTTCTTGCATCCCAAGGATGTGGGGGGAATGCTGACGGAGCTCGTTCAAGCCCAAGAGCACTGA
- a CDS encoding acetyl-CoA C-acetyltransferase, producing MSGSVIVAGARTPIGRLLGSLAGLSAVELGGIAIKAALERSGVAPESVQYVIMGQVLQAGAGQIPSRQAAVKAGIPMTVPSLTINKVCLSGLDAIALADQLIRAGEFDVVVAGGMESMSNAPHLLPGLRRGVKYGDAGIVDSMAFDGLTDAYDQVSMGESTERHNARLGLTREEQDAFSARSHELAAAAIKNGVLDDEIVPVPVPQRKGEPVMFAADEGVRGDTTVETLGRLRPAFSKDGTITAGSASQISDGACAVVVMSKAKAEELGLEWLAEIGAHGNVAGPDNSLQSQPANAIKHALGKQGLSVEDLDLLEINEAFAQVVLQSAKDLGVPLDKVNVNGGGIAVGHPIGASGARIVLALAHELRRRGGGLGAAGLCGGGGQGDALIIRVPSA from the coding sequence ATGTCTGGTTCCGTCATCGTCGCCGGAGCTCGCACCCCCATCGGCCGGTTGCTCGGCTCGCTGGCCGGCCTGTCGGCCGTCGAGCTCGGCGGCATCGCCATCAAGGCCGCGCTGGAGCGCTCCGGCGTCGCCCCCGAGTCCGTGCAGTACGTGATCATGGGCCAGGTCCTCCAGGCCGGAGCGGGTCAGATCCCCTCCCGCCAGGCGGCCGTCAAGGCCGGGATCCCGATGACCGTGCCGTCGCTGACGATCAACAAGGTCTGCCTGTCCGGGCTGGACGCCATCGCCTTGGCCGACCAGCTCATCAGGGCGGGCGAGTTCGACGTCGTGGTCGCCGGCGGCATGGAGTCCATGTCGAACGCCCCCCACCTGCTGCCCGGCCTGCGCAGGGGAGTGAAGTACGGCGACGCCGGCATCGTGGACTCGATGGCCTTCGACGGCCTGACCGACGCCTACGACCAGGTGTCCATGGGCGAGTCCACCGAGCGGCACAACGCGCGCCTCGGCCTGACCCGCGAGGAGCAGGACGCGTTCTCCGCCCGTTCCCACGAGCTCGCCGCCGCCGCGATCAAGAACGGCGTGCTCGACGACGAGATCGTTCCGGTGCCGGTCCCGCAGCGCAAGGGGGAGCCGGTGATGTTCGCCGCCGACGAGGGCGTGCGCGGCGACACCACGGTCGAGACCCTGGGACGGCTGCGGCCGGCCTTCAGCAAGGACGGCACCATCACCGCCGGGTCCGCCTCGCAGATCTCCGACGGCGCCTGCGCGGTGGTCGTGATGTCCAAGGCCAAGGCCGAGGAACTGGGCCTGGAGTGGCTGGCGGAGATCGGCGCGCACGGCAACGTGGCCGGGCCCGACAACTCGCTCCAGTCCCAGCCCGCCAACGCGATCAAGCACGCCCTCGGCAAGCAGGGGCTCTCGGTCGAGGACCTCGACCTGCTGGAGATCAACGAGGCCTTCGCCCAGGTCGTCCTCCAGTCGGCCAAGGACCTCGGCGTCCCGCTCGACAAGGTCAACGTCAACGGCGGCGGCATCGCCGTCGGCCATCCGATCGGCGCCTCCGGCGCCCGCATCGTCCTCGCCCTCGCCCACGAGCTCAGGCGCCGGGGCGGCGGGCTCGGTGCCGCGGGCCTGTGCGGCGGCGGCGGCCAGGGCGATGCGCTGATCATCCGGGTCCCCTCGGCCTGA
- the meaB gene encoding methylmalonyl Co-A mutase-associated GTPase MeaB, which yields MDVPDLVARARDGQPRAVARLISMVENGSPLLREITALLCAGRPYRARVIGLTGSPGVGKSTSTGMLVRAFRERGRKVGVLAVDPSSPFTGGALLGDRVRMQDHATDPGVFIRSMASRGHLGGLAWATPQALRVLDAAGCEVILVETVGVGQAEVEIASLADTTVVLLAPGMGDGVQAAKAGILEIADVFVVNKADRDGAQAAIRELRNMTALVERAWRPPIVPTVAYRGEGAGEVVGALDEHLAHLEKSGELGRRRHARARDEIEAIALTALRSRFADLHGDQRLDALATRVLDADLDPYRAADELLAALG from the coding sequence GTGGACGTCCCCGATCTGGTGGCGCGGGCACGGGACGGGCAGCCCCGCGCGGTGGCGAGGCTGATCTCCATGGTGGAGAACGGCTCCCCGCTGCTCCGGGAGATCACGGCGCTGCTCTGCGCGGGCCGGCCGTACCGGGCCCGGGTCATCGGGCTCACCGGCTCCCCCGGGGTGGGCAAGTCCACCTCCACCGGGATGCTGGTCCGGGCGTTCCGCGAGCGGGGCAGGAAGGTCGGTGTCCTCGCGGTGGACCCGTCCTCGCCGTTCACCGGCGGGGCCCTGCTCGGCGACCGGGTGCGCATGCAGGACCACGCCACCGATCCGGGGGTGTTCATCCGGTCGATGGCCAGCCGCGGCCACCTCGGCGGCCTGGCCTGGGCCACGCCCCAGGCGCTGCGCGTCCTGGACGCCGCCGGCTGCGAGGTCATCCTCGTCGAGACCGTCGGGGTCGGCCAGGCCGAGGTGGAGATCGCCTCGCTGGCCGACACCACCGTCGTGCTGCTCGCCCCGGGCATGGGCGACGGCGTCCAGGCGGCCAAGGCGGGCATCCTGGAGATCGCCGACGTGTTCGTGGTGAACAAGGCCGACCGCGACGGGGCCCAGGCGGCCATCCGCGAGCTCCGAAACATGACCGCGCTGGTCGAGCGGGCCTGGAGGCCGCCGATCGTGCCGACCGTGGCCTACCGGGGAGAGGGGGCCGGAGAGGTGGTCGGCGCCCTCGACGAGCACCTGGCCCACCTTGAGAAGTCGGGCGAGCTCGGACGCCGCCGCCATGCCAGGGCCCGGGACGAGATCGAGGCCATCGCGCTGACCGCTCTCCGCTCCCGCTTCGCCGACCTCCACGGCGACCAGCGCCTGGACGCCCTCGCCACCCGTGTCCTGGACGCCGATCTCGACCCCTACCGGGCCGCCGACGAGCTGCTGGCGGCCCTTGGATGA
- a CDS encoding DUF4230 domain-containing protein, whose product MKAPLEAPPEAPSAPRRRRWRFLAGLLVVVVLLVVGVRLTWSWLNPFGETTIDRSQPVLLQSIHNLSRFEAATGNFQVVVDLERDAAFLPDAVKGSRTLFVGAGGVDAYVDFGGLAKGALTVSPDRREVTVKLPRAQLEKPNLDNKRSYVYAQQRGLFDRVEDFLSSSPADQQELYVLAEKKIAEAAQASDLRNRADQNTKSMLQGMLTTLGFEKVTVKFADEP is encoded by the coding sequence GTGAAAGCCCCCCTAGAAGCACCGCCCGAGGCCCCCTCGGCGCCTCGCCGGCGCCGCTGGCGCTTCCTCGCGGGACTGCTCGTCGTCGTGGTCCTCCTCGTCGTGGGCGTCCGCCTGACCTGGTCGTGGCTGAACCCGTTCGGCGAGACCACGATCGACCGCAGCCAGCCCGTGCTGCTGCAGTCCATTCACAACCTCAGCCGCTTCGAGGCGGCCACCGGCAACTTCCAGGTCGTCGTGGACCTGGAGAGGGACGCCGCCTTCCTGCCCGACGCGGTCAAGGGCAGCCGCACGCTCTTCGTGGGCGCGGGCGGCGTCGACGCCTACGTCGACTTCGGCGGCCTGGCCAAGGGCGCGCTGACCGTCTCGCCCGACCGCAGAGAGGTGACGGTGAAGCTGCCGCGCGCGCAGCTCGAGAAGCCCAACCTCGACAACAAGCGCTCCTACGTCTACGCGCAGCAGCGCGGCCTGTTCGACCGGGTCGAGGACTTCCTGTCCTCCTCCCCCGCCGACCAGCAGGAGCTCTACGTGCTGGCCGAGAAGAAGATCGCCGAAGCCGCGCAGGCCAGCGACCTGCGCAACCGGGCCGACCAGAACACCAAGAGCATGCTCCAGGGCATGCTGACCACCCTCGGTTTCGAGAAGGTGACCGTCAAGTTCGCCGACGAGCCGTAG